From one Oncorhynchus clarkii lewisi isolate Uvic-CL-2024 chromosome 6, UVic_Ocla_1.0, whole genome shotgun sequence genomic stretch:
- the LOC139412088 gene encoding alpha-(1,3)-fucosyltransferase 7-like, producing MTASMPLFLSAITILSISSYVLHQRLLLLAQTGIAHQHEPRNLTILLWHWPFGRPYSLEGDVCSDEYAIPDCLLSDNTSLFPQADVVVFHHHELKTGRSALPLHLPRSVSQRWLWLSLEPPVHNGNLTQYNGLFNWTMSYRGDADISMPYGKIVPVPHNGISNGSSYVIPKKGACLASWVVSNYRPDHARSQVYQSLRKYIPIEVYGHWSKRPLTDQSLIPTIGHCNFYLAFENSVALDYITEKLWRNAYQAGAVPVVLGPTRANYEALVPPGSFIHVSDFNSTEGLAVFLQQLVTDRGRYEGYFKWRQTHRIKMYTDWRERLCNICVNYQRLPGNKVYYDLEAWASR from the coding sequence ATGACTGCCTCCATGCCCCTGTTCCTCTCAGCCATTACGATCCTCAGCATCTCCTCTTATGTGCTCCACCAGAGGCTCCTACTGCTGGCTCAGACAGGGATCGCTCATCAACACGAACCCAGGAACCTCACCATCCTGCTGTGGCACTGGCCCTTCGGCCGTCCCTACAGCCTGGAGGGAGATGTGTGCAGCGACGAGTACGCTATCCCAGACTGCCTCCTCAGTGACAACACCTCCCTGTTCCCCCAGGCAGACGTGGTGGTCTTCCACCACCATGAGCTGAAGACGGGCCGCTCTGCCctgcctctccacctcccccgGTCAGTCTCCCAGCGCTGGCTCTGGTTGTCCCTTGAGCCCCCGGTGCACAATGGCAACCTGACCCAGTACAACGGACTGTTCAACTGGACCATGAGCTACCGAGGCGACGCTGACATATCCATGCCCTATGGGAAGATAGTTCCGGTTCCACATAACGGTATCAGTAACGGCAGCAGCTATGTGATCCCCAAGAAGGGGGCTTGTCTGGCCAGCTGGGTGGTCAGCAACTACAGGCCGGACCATGCCAGGAGTCAAGTCTACCAGAGCCTGAGGAAGTACATTCCCATAGAGGTGTATGGACACTGGTCAAAGAGGCCACTGACCGACCAAAGTCTGATACCCACCATTGGCCACTGTAACTTCTACCTGGCTTTTGAAAACTCAGTGGCATTGGACTACATAACTGAGAAGTTGTGGAGGAATGCCTACCAAGCAGGGGCAGTACCTGTGGTTCTGGGGCCCACTCGGGCTAACTATGAGGCCCTTGTGCCACCAGGCTCGTTCATCCATGTCAGTGACTTCAATAGCACAGAGGGGCTGGCTGTCTTCCTACAGCAGTTGGTCACAGACAGAGGACGCTACGAGGGTTACTTCAAGTGGCGTCAGACACATAGAATCAAGATGTAcacagactggagagagaggctcTGTAATATCTGTGTCAACTATCAAAGACTACCAGGTAACAAGGTGTACTACGATCTGGAGGCATGGGCCAGTAGATAA